A stretch of the Bombyx mori chromosome 14, ASM3026992v2 genome encodes the following:
- the LOC101744789 gene encoding ankyrin repeat and LEM domain-containing protein 2 homolog isoform X2, translated as MREELSISPSEKKDGAIGLLRRFLRFESLKRSSPVSPTSLEPSVTYYGVYIPCEIKKGPDEEALHVYENKADALELVKRYKLARFKAFRNRQDAISFALRGAEPVDTTDGNDNSLMGEKPYPFKAPSPQDMVSLRKAIEAGLTCTVRDRVWDNPRFLVSSGNTPAIMQEGSRYNALHVAAKSMNAEICNLILTTVGDPAFVQKLYGGDADPESCKEFAGILVDRYLNTPDKAMNETPLHFAAKFGAEEVVDVLTSFPQCDLSAVNKYGEQAKDIICKRASGRVEERAGRMATLLQQRYYVPVLHCEDGSAAPEVGRPFTPAAPPDINPDPLSPRYEIRAYAGPMRAERAASLRVRWKTPPRAAFRLHDLAKGLETVGRNLANEMNVDWKEYWPFLETFTDLRTTEGLTLLENYLKAKYESAWSLAYSDSCVESRLEDSSVSRIALSLSHNSPVVETNLSPMSELCDAMRTCKISNDRPSHWNRTDPVKQRLCRQPHKLAANGDSSPIANHTVSRLLCIERTCQVFAKRIADALALSLSLRSEAKHLQHTISTYMDDERFQKIDFALIHSRLAQLVVSKLKQRTDDVSTLLEYLVKLRCPNEDIFSSDEERRPGHRARHKLSQVIDEHVRCLSSFVCEELNEAKGCKGPAVSESECLVLWEHACKCLCDWKVELDRSSKRNSSFRKNRSTLSTSPKSDSFIRRLNFDHDIGDGKLQNVEFEKPVLLNSPAGDGGPTLVTVQMDKCQVVEAELSEDESIASCNSEGEEAYVTASEHSEAEEEMFEALDRAAAEPFIYGEEPSKADRLVYDALADCRVSPDEYPCVYRWRHAVGLYAPRDRNSWREHEQRAESRTFAAPAHCSTPRGGPGGGAWGTQGGGAWGTHGGGAWGTHGGGAWSTQGGGAGGTPGASSPDRTISLQVSRWLRVTGPNSPRSAPAVRSAGHNVSFGF; from the exons AAGCCCTGCATGTATACGAGAACAAGGCTGACGCTCTAGAACTAGTGAAGAGATATAAACTAGCAAGATTCAAAGCATTCCGGAATCGACAAGATGCTATTTCATTTGCACTACGGGGTGCTGAGCCTGTTGACACCACAGACGGGAATGACAATT CTCTTATGGGAGAGAAGCCGTATCCATTCAAAGCGCCGTCCCCCCAGGACATGGTGTCGCTACGGAAGGCCATCGAAGCCGGACTGACCTGTACCGTGAGGGACAGGGTGTGGGACAACCCAAGGTTCTTAGTCAGCAGTGGGAACACACCAGCCATAATGCAG gAAGGATCTCGTTACAACGCATTGCACGTAGCGGCCAAGTCTATGAATGCTGAGATCTGCAATCTCATACTGACGACCGTCGGGGACCCCGCCTTCGTGCAGAAGCTGTACGGAGGCGACGCGGACCCGGAATCCTGCAAG GAATTCGCGGGCATCCTGGTGGATCGTTACCTGAACACCCCGGACAAGGCAATGAACGAGACTCCTCTTCACTTCGCCGCCAAGTTCGGTGCCGAGGAGGTGGTGGACGTGCTCACTTCCTTCCCGCAGTGCGACCTGTCCGCCGTCAACAAGTACGGAGAGCAAGCCAAAGAT ATAATATGCAAGCGAGCATCGGGCAGGGTGGAGGAGCGCGCGGGGCGCATGGCGACGTTGCTGCAGCAGCGCTACTACGTGCCCGTGCTGCACTGCGAGGACGGCAGCGCCGCGCCCGAGGTCGGCCGCCCCTTCACGCCCGCCGCGCCGCCG GACATAAACCCGGACCCTCTGAGTCCGCGGTACGAGATCCGCGCGTACGCCGGCCCCATGCGGGCGGAGCGCGCCGCCAGCCTGCGCGTGCGCTGGAAGACTCCGCCGCGCGCCGCCTTCCGCCTGCACGACCTCGCCAAGGGACTCGAGACCGTGGGCAG aaACCTAGCTAACGAAATGAATGTGGATTGGAAGGAATACTGGCCATTTTTGGAAACCTTTACCGATCTGAGGACTACAGAGGGACTGACACTCTTAGAGAACTATTTGAAGGCCAAGTACGAGAGCGCGTGGTCGCTCGCGTACAGTGACAGTTGCGTAGAGTCGCGGCTGGAGGACTCCTCAGTGTCCAGGATCGCGCTCAGCCTGTCCCACAACAGTCCCGTGGTCGAAACCAACCTCAGCCCCATGTCGGAACTGTGCGACGCGATGAGAACCTGCAAGATATCAAACGACCGACCCTCTCATTGGAACAGAACCGATCCGGTCAAGCAAAGGTTGTGTCGCCAGCCCCACAAGCTCGCCGCCAACGGGGACTCATCGCCCATCGCCAACCACACCGTCAGCCGGCTCCTCTGCATCGAGAGGACGTGCCAAGTGTTCGCCAAGAGGATAGCGGACGCGCTGGCGCTCTCCCTCTCCCTCCGCTCTGAGGCGAAGCACCTGCAGCACACGATCTCCACGTACATGGACGACGAGCGTTTTCAGAAGATCGACTTCGCTCTGATCCACTCGCGCCTGGCCCAGCTCGTCGTCTCCAAGCTGAAGCAGCGGACGGATGACGTCAGCACGTTACTAGAATATCTAGTGAAGCTGCGGTGTCCCAACGAGGACATCTTCAGCTCGGACGAGGAGAGGCGGCCCGGCCACCGCGCTCGCCACAAGCTGTCCCAGGTCATCGACGAGCACGTGCGCTGTCTGTCCAGCTTCGTGTGCGAGGAGCTGAACGAAGCCAAGGGCTGCAAGGGCCCCGCGGTGTCGGAGAGCGAGTGTTTGGTGCTGTGGGAGCACGCCTGCAAGTGCCTCTGCGACTGGAAGGTGGAGCTGGACCGAAGCAGCAAGAGGAACTCGTCCTTCCGGAAGAATCGCTCGACTCTGTCCACCAGTCCGAAGAGTGATAGCTTCATAAGAAGATTGAATTTTGACCATGACATCG GTGACGGTAAACTCCAGAACGTTGAATTTGAGAAGCCGGTGCTGCTGAACTCTCCAGCCGGcgacggcggccccaccctcgTCACCGTCCAGATGGACAAGTGTCAAGTTGTCGAGGCTGAG TTATCAGAAGATGAATCGATAGCGTCGTGCAACTCTGAAGGGGAGGAGGCGTACGTCACCGCCTCCGAGCACTCCGAGGCAGAGGAGGAAATGTTCGAAGCACTAGACAGGGCTGCGGCCGAACCATTCATATACGG CGAGGAGCCCAGCAAGGCGGACCGGCTGGTGTACGACGCGCTGGCGGACTGCCGCGTGTCTCCCGACGAGTACCCCTGCGTGTACCGCTGGCGCCATGCCGTCGGACTCTACGCGCCGCGCGACAGAAACAG TTGGCGAGAGCACGAGCAGCGCGCCGAGAGCCGCACGTTCGCCGCCCCCGCGCACTGCTCCACGCCGCGGGGCGGGCCGGGGGGCGGGGCGTGGGGCACGCAGGGAGGCGGGGCGTGGGGCACGCATGGAGGCGGGGCGTGGGGCACGCATGGAGGCGGGGCATGGAGTACGCAggggggcggggcggggggcaCGCCGGGGGCCTCCAGCCCCGACCGCACCATCTCGCTGCAG GTGTCGCGGTGGCTGCGCGTGACGGGCCCGAACTCGCCGCGCTCGGCCCCCGCGGTGCGGTCCGCGGGCCACAACGTCAGCTTCGGCTTCTGA
- the LOC101744789 gene encoding ankyrin repeat and LEM domain-containing protein 2 homolog isoform X1, which yields MSKAVVIPGSKDIGGMREELSISPSEKKDGAIGLLRRFLRFESLKRSSPVSPTSLEPSVTYYGVYIPCEIKKGPDEEALHVYENKADALELVKRYKLARFKAFRNRQDAISFALRGAEPVDTTDGNDNSLMGEKPYPFKAPSPQDMVSLRKAIEAGLTCTVRDRVWDNPRFLVSSGNTPAIMQEGSRYNALHVAAKSMNAEICNLILTTVGDPAFVQKLYGGDADPESCKEFAGILVDRYLNTPDKAMNETPLHFAAKFGAEEVVDVLTSFPQCDLSAVNKYGEQAKDIICKRASGRVEERAGRMATLLQQRYYVPVLHCEDGSAAPEVGRPFTPAAPPDINPDPLSPRYEIRAYAGPMRAERAASLRVRWKTPPRAAFRLHDLAKGLETVGRNLANEMNVDWKEYWPFLETFTDLRTTEGLTLLENYLKAKYESAWSLAYSDSCVESRLEDSSVSRIALSLSHNSPVVETNLSPMSELCDAMRTCKISNDRPSHWNRTDPVKQRLCRQPHKLAANGDSSPIANHTVSRLLCIERTCQVFAKRIADALALSLSLRSEAKHLQHTISTYMDDERFQKIDFALIHSRLAQLVVSKLKQRTDDVSTLLEYLVKLRCPNEDIFSSDEERRPGHRARHKLSQVIDEHVRCLSSFVCEELNEAKGCKGPAVSESECLVLWEHACKCLCDWKVELDRSSKRNSSFRKNRSTLSTSPKSDSFIRRLNFDHDIGDGKLQNVEFEKPVLLNSPAGDGGPTLVTVQMDKCQVVEAELSEDESIASCNSEGEEAYVTASEHSEAEEEMFEALDRAAAEPFIYGEEPSKADRLVYDALADCRVSPDEYPCVYRWRHAVGLYAPRDRNSWREHEQRAESRTFAAPAHCSTPRGGPGGGAWGTQGGGAWGTHGGGAWGTHGGGAWSTQGGGAGGTPGASSPDRTISLQVSRWLRVTGPNSPRSAPAVRSAGHNVSFGF from the exons AAGCCCTGCATGTATACGAGAACAAGGCTGACGCTCTAGAACTAGTGAAGAGATATAAACTAGCAAGATTCAAAGCATTCCGGAATCGACAAGATGCTATTTCATTTGCACTACGGGGTGCTGAGCCTGTTGACACCACAGACGGGAATGACAATT CTCTTATGGGAGAGAAGCCGTATCCATTCAAAGCGCCGTCCCCCCAGGACATGGTGTCGCTACGGAAGGCCATCGAAGCCGGACTGACCTGTACCGTGAGGGACAGGGTGTGGGACAACCCAAGGTTCTTAGTCAGCAGTGGGAACACACCAGCCATAATGCAG gAAGGATCTCGTTACAACGCATTGCACGTAGCGGCCAAGTCTATGAATGCTGAGATCTGCAATCTCATACTGACGACCGTCGGGGACCCCGCCTTCGTGCAGAAGCTGTACGGAGGCGACGCGGACCCGGAATCCTGCAAG GAATTCGCGGGCATCCTGGTGGATCGTTACCTGAACACCCCGGACAAGGCAATGAACGAGACTCCTCTTCACTTCGCCGCCAAGTTCGGTGCCGAGGAGGTGGTGGACGTGCTCACTTCCTTCCCGCAGTGCGACCTGTCCGCCGTCAACAAGTACGGAGAGCAAGCCAAAGAT ATAATATGCAAGCGAGCATCGGGCAGGGTGGAGGAGCGCGCGGGGCGCATGGCGACGTTGCTGCAGCAGCGCTACTACGTGCCCGTGCTGCACTGCGAGGACGGCAGCGCCGCGCCCGAGGTCGGCCGCCCCTTCACGCCCGCCGCGCCGCCG GACATAAACCCGGACCCTCTGAGTCCGCGGTACGAGATCCGCGCGTACGCCGGCCCCATGCGGGCGGAGCGCGCCGCCAGCCTGCGCGTGCGCTGGAAGACTCCGCCGCGCGCCGCCTTCCGCCTGCACGACCTCGCCAAGGGACTCGAGACCGTGGGCAG aaACCTAGCTAACGAAATGAATGTGGATTGGAAGGAATACTGGCCATTTTTGGAAACCTTTACCGATCTGAGGACTACAGAGGGACTGACACTCTTAGAGAACTATTTGAAGGCCAAGTACGAGAGCGCGTGGTCGCTCGCGTACAGTGACAGTTGCGTAGAGTCGCGGCTGGAGGACTCCTCAGTGTCCAGGATCGCGCTCAGCCTGTCCCACAACAGTCCCGTGGTCGAAACCAACCTCAGCCCCATGTCGGAACTGTGCGACGCGATGAGAACCTGCAAGATATCAAACGACCGACCCTCTCATTGGAACAGAACCGATCCGGTCAAGCAAAGGTTGTGTCGCCAGCCCCACAAGCTCGCCGCCAACGGGGACTCATCGCCCATCGCCAACCACACCGTCAGCCGGCTCCTCTGCATCGAGAGGACGTGCCAAGTGTTCGCCAAGAGGATAGCGGACGCGCTGGCGCTCTCCCTCTCCCTCCGCTCTGAGGCGAAGCACCTGCAGCACACGATCTCCACGTACATGGACGACGAGCGTTTTCAGAAGATCGACTTCGCTCTGATCCACTCGCGCCTGGCCCAGCTCGTCGTCTCCAAGCTGAAGCAGCGGACGGATGACGTCAGCACGTTACTAGAATATCTAGTGAAGCTGCGGTGTCCCAACGAGGACATCTTCAGCTCGGACGAGGAGAGGCGGCCCGGCCACCGCGCTCGCCACAAGCTGTCCCAGGTCATCGACGAGCACGTGCGCTGTCTGTCCAGCTTCGTGTGCGAGGAGCTGAACGAAGCCAAGGGCTGCAAGGGCCCCGCGGTGTCGGAGAGCGAGTGTTTGGTGCTGTGGGAGCACGCCTGCAAGTGCCTCTGCGACTGGAAGGTGGAGCTGGACCGAAGCAGCAAGAGGAACTCGTCCTTCCGGAAGAATCGCTCGACTCTGTCCACCAGTCCGAAGAGTGATAGCTTCATAAGAAGATTGAATTTTGACCATGACATCG GTGACGGTAAACTCCAGAACGTTGAATTTGAGAAGCCGGTGCTGCTGAACTCTCCAGCCGGcgacggcggccccaccctcgTCACCGTCCAGATGGACAAGTGTCAAGTTGTCGAGGCTGAG TTATCAGAAGATGAATCGATAGCGTCGTGCAACTCTGAAGGGGAGGAGGCGTACGTCACCGCCTCCGAGCACTCCGAGGCAGAGGAGGAAATGTTCGAAGCACTAGACAGGGCTGCGGCCGAACCATTCATATACGG CGAGGAGCCCAGCAAGGCGGACCGGCTGGTGTACGACGCGCTGGCGGACTGCCGCGTGTCTCCCGACGAGTACCCCTGCGTGTACCGCTGGCGCCATGCCGTCGGACTCTACGCGCCGCGCGACAGAAACAG TTGGCGAGAGCACGAGCAGCGCGCCGAGAGCCGCACGTTCGCCGCCCCCGCGCACTGCTCCACGCCGCGGGGCGGGCCGGGGGGCGGGGCGTGGGGCACGCAGGGAGGCGGGGCGTGGGGCACGCATGGAGGCGGGGCGTGGGGCACGCATGGAGGCGGGGCATGGAGTACGCAggggggcggggcggggggcaCGCCGGGGGCCTCCAGCCCCGACCGCACCATCTCGCTGCAG GTGTCGCGGTGGCTGCGCGTGACGGGCCCGAACTCGCCGCGCTCGGCCCCCGCGGTGCGGTCCGCGGGCCACAACGTCAGCTTCGGCTTCTGA